A genome region from Geminicoccus roseus DSM 18922 includes the following:
- a CDS encoding M48 family metalloprotease, whose protein sequence is MKRILLSLLIGSALVGCNQVRNPATGAMQYTTLSQADEQRLGAQEHPKVLAEFGGDYDGARAAAYVQDLGEKLVAVSELPGQDFTFTLLDSPVVNAFALPGGYVYVTRGLMALAADEAELAGVIAHEIGHVTGRHTAQRDTQSTYAQGASAIGVLLGGLFLGEAGARAAAQVAQTAAPAWVMGYSRDQEFEADQLGIRYLTRAGYDPRAMASFLGRLQAQAELQARQTGQPVDAEESIYASHPRTLDRVARAADEAARQSETANRRGRDAYLAAVDGLLYGDDPAQGLVIGRSFVHPVLGFRFEAPPGFRLTNTPQQVIGQAENGALMVFDMGERQTADIPSYLQQQWPGQGATRAVWPTSIDGQDAATGLAVGLVGRQTRQVLVGAIDGGDNKVWRFQFVAPQMDQRTAAAYQGSIESFDFLTPAEAARYPGKMIDLHTVREGERLAQLLRSDDPDLLADVRLINGLPLDGGEPEPGRVIKLIVPATGTPVAGAASVDQLGVEPVGTGT, encoded by the coding sequence ATGAAGCGCATCCTCCTCTCGCTCCTGATCGGCTCGGCCCTGGTGGGCTGCAACCAGGTGCGCAACCCGGCCACCGGGGCCATGCAGTACACGACCCTTTCCCAGGCGGACGAGCAGCGGCTGGGCGCCCAGGAGCACCCCAAGGTGCTGGCGGAGTTCGGCGGCGACTATGACGGCGCGCGGGCGGCTGCCTATGTCCAGGACCTAGGCGAAAAGCTGGTGGCGGTGAGCGAGCTGCCCGGGCAGGACTTCACCTTCACCCTGCTGGACAGCCCAGTGGTCAACGCCTTCGCCCTGCCGGGCGGCTATGTCTACGTCACCCGCGGCCTGATGGCGCTGGCGGCGGACGAGGCGGAACTGGCCGGGGTGATCGCGCACGAGATCGGCCACGTGACCGGGCGCCATACCGCCCAGCGCGATACCCAGTCGACCTATGCCCAGGGAGCCAGCGCCATCGGCGTGCTGCTGGGCGGGCTGTTCCTGGGCGAGGCGGGCGCGCGGGCCGCGGCCCAGGTGGCGCAGACCGCGGCGCCGGCCTGGGTGATGGGCTATTCGCGCGACCAGGAGTTCGAGGCGGACCAGCTTGGCATCCGCTACCTGACCCGGGCCGGCTACGACCCCCGGGCGATGGCAAGCTTCCTCGGCCGGCTGCAGGCCCAGGCGGAACTGCAGGCGCGCCAGACCGGGCAGCCGGTGGACGCGGAGGAAAGCATCTACGCCAGCCACCCGCGCACCCTGGACCGGGTGGCGCGGGCAGCCGACGAGGCGGCGCGGCAGAGCGAGACCGCCAACCGGCGCGGCCGCGACGCCTACCTGGCCGCGGTGGACGGGCTGCTCTACGGCGACGACCCGGCCCAGGGGCTGGTGATCGGCCGCAGCTTCGTTCATCCGGTCCTGGGCTTCCGCTTCGAGGCACCCCCGGGCTTCCGCCTCACCAACACGCCGCAGCAGGTGATCGGCCAGGCGGAGAACGGCGCGCTGATGGTGTTCGACATGGGCGAGCGGCAGACCGCCGACATACCGAGCTACCTGCAGCAGCAATGGCCGGGGCAGGGCGCCACCCGGGCGGTCTGGCCCACCAGCATCGACGGCCAGGATGCCGCCACCGGCCTCGCCGTCGGCCTGGTCGGCCGGCAGACCCGGCAGGTGCTGGTCGGCGCGATCGACGGTGGCGACAACAAGGTCTGGCGCTTCCAGTTCGTGGCGCCGCAGATGGACCAGCGCACCGCGGCGGCCTACCAGGGATCGATCGAATCCTTCGACTTCCTGACGCCCGCCGAAGCCGCGCGCTACCCGGGCAAGATGATCGACCTGCACACGGTCCGGGAGGGCGAGCGGCTGGCGCAGCTCCTCCGGAGCGACGACCCGGACCTCCTGGCCGATGTCCGGCTGATCAACGGGCTGCCGCTGGACGGCGGCGAGCCCGAGCCCGGCCGGGTGATCAAGCTGATCGTCCCGGCCACCGGCACCCCGGTGGCCGGGGCCGCCTCAGTTGATCAGCTTGGCGTCGAACCCGTCGGGACCGGAACATAG
- a CDS encoding SpoVR family protein, producing the protein MTNWTLDELARWDDRIQEKVREFGLDCYPQEFEVCDQNAMLGYMAYHGMPSHYPHWSFGKAFEKTKTMYDHGVSGLPYEMVINSDPCLAYLMRDNSLCLQVLTIAHVYGHNDFFKKNFNFATGTRATDTISTFKARADRVRRYQEDPSISATAVEDWLDSCHALSFSRSKNPSVPRLSHEAQLRRAMEAAEPPEDPFPLLSRKPEPPEPDLLRVPVEPDEDLLLFIRDHRRDLEDWQRDILTIVDDEARYFIPQIETKIMNEGWASFWHHKIMNALDLPQELHLEFLVRHNQVVCPHPRSINPYHLGFVLWHEIEKKFGGADTPEGRRKMFEVRESDRDTSFLRRFLDARTMQAVDMFSYAQRGEHYVVDEIADEGWEDIKAKLLRQTGTASMPVIKIHDADYGGTRGLYLVHEHEGRDLEVTHAEKTLGHLRHLWGGKVWLRCSLRGKPTLLCSGPDGFDAKLIN; encoded by the coding sequence ATGACCAACTGGACGCTCGACGAACTCGCCCGCTGGGACGACCGGATCCAGGAAAAGGTCCGGGAATTCGGCCTGGACTGCTATCCGCAGGAATTCGAGGTGTGCGACCAGAACGCCATGCTGGGCTACATGGCCTATCACGGCATGCCGTCGCACTACCCGCACTGGTCGTTCGGCAAGGCGTTCGAGAAGACCAAGACCATGTACGACCATGGCGTGTCCGGCCTGCCCTACGAGATGGTGATCAACTCCGACCCCTGCCTTGCCTACCTGATGCGCGACAACTCGCTCTGCCTGCAGGTCCTCACCATCGCCCACGTGTACGGGCACAACGACTTCTTCAAGAAGAACTTCAACTTCGCCACCGGCACCCGGGCCACCGACACCATCTCGACCTTCAAGGCCCGCGCCGACCGGGTCCGCCGCTACCAGGAGGATCCCTCGATCAGCGCCACCGCGGTGGAGGACTGGCTGGATTCCTGCCACGCCCTGTCGTTCTCGCGCTCCAAGAACCCCTCGGTGCCGCGCCTGTCGCACGAGGCGCAGCTGCGCCGGGCGATGGAGGCGGCCGAGCCGCCCGAGGATCCGTTCCCGCTGCTCTCGCGCAAGCCGGAGCCGCCGGAGCCGGACCTGTTGCGGGTGCCGGTCGAGCCGGACGAGGACCTGCTCCTGTTCATCCGCGACCACCGGCGCGACCTGGAGGACTGGCAGCGCGACATCCTCACCATCGTCGACGACGAGGCGCGCTACTTCATCCCGCAGATCGAAACCAAGATCATGAACGAGGGCTGGGCCAGCTTCTGGCACCACAAGATCATGAACGCCCTCGACCTGCCCCAGGAACTGCACCTGGAGTTCCTGGTCCGCCACAATCAGGTGGTCTGCCCGCATCCCCGTTCGATCAATCCCTACCATCTGGGCTTCGTGCTCTGGCACGAGATCGAGAAGAAGTTCGGCGGCGCCGACACCCCAGAGGGCCGGCGCAAGATGTTCGAGGTCCGCGAGAGCGACCGCGACACCTCGTTCCTGCGCCGCTTCCTCGACGCCAGGACCATGCAGGCGGTCGACATGTTCTCCTACGCCCAGCGCGGCGAGCACTACGTGGTCGACGAGATCGCCGACGAGGGCTGGGAGGACATCAAGGCCAAGCTGCTCCGGCAGACCGGCACCGCCTCGATGCCGGTGATCAAGATCCACGACGCCGACTATGGCGGGACCCGCGGCCTCTATCTGGTCCACGAGCATGAGGGCCGCGACCTGGAGGTGACCCATGCCGAGAAGACCCTGGGCCACCTGCGCCATCTTTGGGGCGGCAAGGTCTGGCTGCGCTGCAGCCTGCGCGGCAAGCCGACCCTGCTATGTTCCGGTCCCGACGGGTTCGACGCCAAGCTGATCAACTGA
- a CDS encoding YeaH/YhbH family protein, with translation MTTVFRPYEESEALRSDRSAGDRQRHREKLRRSLRENIADIIAEESIIGRDGDKIVKVPIRGIKEYKFVYGDNEGGVGTGDGDTKPGQIIGQAGDGEPQPGQGRAGSEPGVDYYETEISVDELIEIMFEDLELPDMERKVLREVMSDSTFKRRGYRKRGPRVHLDRKRTAKARIRRMIASDTDTAELRQNLQGEPEKPEDRFPYRREDLTYKRVITDVREESNAVVMCIMDTSGSMDRMKKYLARSFFFLLYQFVLTRYQNVELVFIGHHTEAKEVTEEDFFHKGESGGTMISSGYKKALEIIEDRFHPELWNIYAFHCSDGDNFDSDNDATIRAARELCEVCNLFGYGEIKPLGSHYYESSMLERFRAVDAKNFHSVLIERREDVYPSFRSVLSKERAEAG, from the coding sequence TTGACGACAGTCTTTCGTCCTTACGAAGAAAGCGAGGCGCTGCGGTCCGACCGCAGCGCCGGCGACCGGCAGCGGCACCGCGAAAAGCTCCGGCGGTCGCTGCGGGAGAACATCGCCGACATCATCGCCGAGGAAAGCATCATCGGCCGTGACGGCGACAAGATCGTCAAGGTGCCGATCCGCGGCATCAAGGAGTACAAGTTCGTTTATGGCGACAACGAGGGCGGGGTGGGCACCGGCGACGGCGACACCAAGCCCGGCCAGATCATCGGCCAGGCCGGCGACGGCGAGCCGCAGCCGGGCCAGGGCCGCGCCGGCTCGGAGCCAGGCGTCGACTATTACGAGACCGAGATCAGCGTCGACGAGCTGATCGAGATCATGTTCGAGGACCTTGAGCTGCCCGACATGGAGCGCAAGGTCCTGCGCGAGGTCATGTCGGATTCGACCTTCAAGCGGCGCGGCTACCGCAAGCGGGGCCCGCGGGTCCATCTCGACCGCAAGCGCACCGCCAAGGCCCGCATCCGCCGGATGATCGCCTCGGACACCGACACCGCCGAGTTGCGCCAGAACCTGCAGGGCGAGCCGGAGAAGCCCGAGGACCGCTTCCCCTACCGGCGCGAGGACCTGACCTACAAGCGGGTGATCACCGATGTCCGCGAGGAAAGCAACGCGGTCGTCATGTGCATCATGGACACGTCCGGCTCGATGGACCGGATGAAGAAGTACCTGGCGCGCTCGTTCTTCTTCCTGCTCTACCAGTTCGTGCTGACCCGCTACCAGAACGTCGAGCTGGTGTTCATCGGCCACCATACCGAGGCCAAGGAAGTCACCGAGGAGGACTTCTTCCACAAGGGCGAGAGCGGCGGGACGATGATCAGCTCGGGCTACAAGAAGGCCCTGGAGATCATCGAGGACCGCTTCCACCCGGAGCTGTGGAACATCTACGCCTTCCACTGCTCGGACGGCGACAATTTCGACAGCGACAACGACGCCACGATCCGGGCGGCCCGCGAGCTGTGCGAGGTCTGCAACCTGTTCGGCTATGGCGAGATCAAGCCGCTGGGCTCGCACTACTACGAGAGCTCGATGCTGGAGCGCTTCCGGGCGGTGGACGCGAAGAACTTCCACAGCGTGCTGATCGAGCGGCGCGAGGACGTCTACCCGTCCTTCCGCTCGGTCCTGTCCAAGGAACGTGCCGAGGCCGGCTGA
- a CDS encoding serine protein kinase: MSTTVDFAAIIAEDRKVRAQEEWQGTFLEYLEKVKAEPALSFQSHRRFYDMMMAKGVRHLDAEADPRVKRLFGDQPVNVYGFFEDEFFGMERTLDKIVRYFHSAAMGGEESRQVLYLLGPVGSGKSSLVARLQRGLEELPPVYVIDGCPTFEDPLHLIPRHLRGAFEEMLGVRIEGDLCPVCRWKLKETWEGKYEDVPIRTVRFSKRARRGIGVVPPVDPNNQDTSVLIGSEDISKLDRYSEGDPRVLELNGAFNVGNRGMVEFIEVFKNDPEYLHTMITATQEKFVPAPGRHGTIHVDTVIVAHSNEAEWQRFKADHTNEAILDRMVVVKVPYNLRLSEETKIYEKFLQKSQFNAKIAPHTLEITSMFAILSRLEPTSKCDPLTKLKIYNGEEVLEKGRPKKVTPHELADDAKREGMFGISTRFIMKAIDTALTKNDGVIHPINVREALIGMVKETELPDNTKKQYLEFLQDTLHKAYLDLLEKDITKAFVYSFKDQAETLFQNYLDHAEAYVTKTKVKDKQTRDEMQPDEGFLKSIEEQIAVIGPAADGFRQEVIAYLWSATRRGEKVAYTSYEPLKEAIEKKLMNSVREISRIVTKARTRDEEQREKYDSMVTNLIAQGYSEESIDTILKYAANHLWKD; this comes from the coding sequence GTGAGCACTACCGTCGACTTTGCTGCCATCATCGCTGAAGACCGCAAAGTGAGGGCGCAGGAAGAATGGCAGGGAACGTTCCTTGAATATCTCGAGAAGGTGAAAGCGGAACCGGCCCTTTCCTTCCAGTCGCACCGGCGCTTCTACGACATGATGATGGCCAAGGGCGTGCGCCATCTCGATGCCGAGGCCGATCCCAGGGTGAAGCGGCTGTTCGGCGACCAGCCGGTCAACGTGTACGGGTTCTTCGAGGACGAGTTCTTCGGCATGGAGCGCACGCTCGACAAGATCGTGCGCTACTTCCACTCCGCCGCCATGGGCGGCGAGGAAAGCCGGCAGGTGCTCTATTTGCTGGGGCCGGTGGGCTCGGGCAAGAGCTCCCTGGTGGCGCGGCTGCAGCGCGGGCTGGAAGAGCTGCCGCCGGTCTATGTCATCGACGGCTGCCCGACCTTCGAGGATCCCCTGCATCTGATCCCCCGCCATCTGCGCGGCGCGTTCGAGGAGATGCTGGGCGTGCGGATCGAGGGCGATCTCTGCCCGGTCTGCCGCTGGAAGCTGAAGGAGACCTGGGAAGGCAAGTACGAGGACGTGCCGATCCGCACCGTCCGCTTCTCCAAGCGCGCCAGGCGCGGCATCGGCGTGGTCCCGCCGGTCGACCCGAACAACCAGGACACCTCGGTGCTGATCGGCTCGGAGGATATCTCCAAGCTCGACCGCTACTCCGAGGGCGACCCGCGCGTGCTGGAGCTGAACGGCGCGTTCAACGTCGGCAACCGCGGCATGGTGGAGTTCATCGAGGTCTTCAAGAACGATCCCGAGTACCTCCACACCATGATCACCGCGACCCAGGAGAAGTTCGTGCCGGCGCCCGGCCGCCACGGCACCATCCATGTCGACACGGTGATCGTGGCGCATTCCAACGAGGCCGAGTGGCAGCGCTTCAAGGCCGACCACACCAACGAGGCGATCCTCGACCGGATGGTGGTGGTCAAGGTGCCCTACAACCTGCGCCTCTCGGAAGAGACCAAGATCTACGAGAAGTTCCTGCAGAAGTCGCAGTTCAACGCCAAGATCGCGCCGCACACGCTGGAGATCACCTCCATGTTCGCGATCCTGTCGCGGCTGGAGCCGACCTCGAAATGCGACCCGCTGACCAAGCTGAAGATCTATAATGGCGAGGAGGTCCTGGAGAAGGGCCGGCCGAAGAAGGTCACCCCGCACGAGCTGGCGGACGACGCCAAGCGCGAGGGTATGTTCGGGATCTCGACGCGCTTCATCATGAAGGCGATCGACACCGCGCTCACCAAGAACGACGGGGTGATCCATCCGATCAACGTGCGCGAGGCGCTGATCGGCATGGTCAAGGAGACCGAGCTCCCCGACAACACCAAGAAGCAGTACCTGGAGTTCCTGCAGGACACCCTGCACAAGGCCTATCTCGACCTGCTCGAGAAGGACATCACCAAGGCGTTCGTCTACAGCTTCAAGGACCAGGCCGAGACCCTGTTCCAGAACTACCTGGACCATGCCGAGGCCTATGTCACCAAGACCAAGGTCAAGGACAAGCAGACCCGCGACGAGATGCAGCCGGACGAGGGCTTTTTGAAGTCCATCGAGGAGCAGATCGCGGTGATCGGTCCGGCCGCCGACGGGTTCCGCCAGGAGGTGATCGCCTATCTGTGGTCGGCCACCAGGCGCGGCGAGAAGGTCGCCTACACCTCCTATGAGCCGCTCAAGGAAGCCATCGAGAAGAAGCTGATGAACTCGGTGCGCGAGATCAGCCGGATCGTGACCAAGGCGCGCACCCGCGACGAGGAGCAGCGGGAAAAATATGACAGCATGGTCACGAATCTGATCGCGCAGGGCTATAGTGAGGAGAGCATCGACACCATTTTAAAGTATGCTGCGAACCATCTGTGGAAGGATTGA
- a CDS encoding HpcH/HpaI aldolase family protein, which yields MQAGNRLKRRVAAGEQLYGAWISTGSTANTELLAAAGYDFLVIDQEHGAASIETAIEMMRACAVGGADAIVRVPWNDQVYLKRILDAGATSVMIPMVENEDEAKAAVAASLYPPYGRRGYAAPALRCSGYGKDTGYRANWHENLFLIAQIESAGAAERAESIARVDGVDMVLIGVNDMAGTIGKLEQLDQPEVRALVELAETNLKKAGKPYGTVPSAARTPEQLFAEGYALVAGAGDVPLLAAAARADLARVRGGAALPDRPTGPYG from the coding sequence ATGCAGGCCGGCAATCGACTCAAGCGGCGGGTCGCCGCAGGCGAGCAGCTTTATGGTGCGTGGATCTCGACCGGTTCCACCGCCAACACCGAGCTGCTCGCCGCCGCCGGCTACGACTTCCTGGTCATCGACCAGGAGCATGGCGCCGCCTCGATCGAGACGGCCATCGAGATGATGCGGGCCTGCGCGGTGGGCGGCGCCGACGCGATCGTGCGGGTCCCGTGGAACGACCAGGTCTACCTGAAGCGGATCCTGGACGCCGGGGCGACCTCGGTGATGATCCCGATGGTGGAGAACGAGGACGAGGCGAAGGCCGCCGTCGCCGCCAGCCTGTACCCGCCCTATGGACGGCGCGGCTACGCCGCCCCGGCGCTGCGCTGCTCGGGCTATGGCAAGGACACCGGCTACCGCGCCAACTGGCACGAGAACCTGTTCCTGATCGCCCAGATCGAGAGCGCCGGCGCCGCCGAGCGCGCCGAGAGCATCGCCAGGGTCGACGGGGTCGACATGGTGCTGATCGGCGTCAACGACATGGCCGGCACCATCGGCAAGCTGGAGCAGCTCGACCAGCCCGAGGTCCGGGCATTGGTGGAACTGGCCGAGACCAACCTGAAGAAGGCCGGCAAGCCCTACGGCACCGTGCCCAGCGCTGCCCGCACCCCGGAGCAGCTGTTCGCCGAGGGCTATGCGCTGGTGGCAGGGGCGGGCGATGTGCCGCTCCTGGCGGCGGCCGCCCGCGCCGATCTCGCCCGGGTGCGCGGCGGGGCAGCCCTGCCGGACCGGCCGACCGGCCCCTACGGCTGA
- a CDS encoding branched-chain amino acid ABC transporter permease has translation MILALALLLPAAALGAERTDPVRACQDLLPVFVQSPASITVGTASDGPGRPLAVRIGWTGGSTGDGWIRCWFLPPARTGGALQFTQLESSRFGTLSRYDVQQAFKMLRLKRLEAATVRTPVAATPASRALYLLQQVLNAVTLACVYALVAVAFTLTAAAARTIMFAFGELAALGGWLFLILHVGLQLQLGLPAGLVVGLGVLVCGATAGLYALLARRLVFRKLDGRRGSGGLIASIGLAIAAAEALRLAVGSRPRQMSVVADARIVLVQGQGFDVSVTAGHLWVALGTCLIALWLAWLLRRTAYGRSLRAVVQDPGAAALLGVDIDRVIGRTFMLGGALGGIGGLALVAEYGVADHATGLAVTLKALTAALLGGIGSVPGAFLGGFVIAIVETAAAGYASAAWKDVWVMAVLVGLLVFRPEGLFGPGRDRPPDERI, from the coding sequence ATGATCCTCGCCCTGGCCCTCCTGCTGCCCGCTGCGGCGCTGGGCGCCGAGCGCACCGATCCGGTGCGGGCCTGCCAGGATCTCCTGCCGGTGTTCGTGCAGAGCCCGGCTTCGATCACGGTCGGGACCGCCAGCGATGGTCCTGGCCGGCCCTTGGCGGTGCGGATCGGCTGGACCGGCGGCTCCACCGGCGATGGCTGGATCCGCTGCTGGTTCCTGCCGCCGGCGCGGACCGGCGGCGCTTTGCAGTTCACCCAGCTGGAAAGTTCCCGGTTCGGGACGCTCAGCCGCTACGACGTGCAGCAGGCCTTCAAGATGCTGCGCCTCAAGCGCCTGGAGGCGGCCACCGTCCGCACGCCCGTGGCGGCCACCCCGGCCAGCCGGGCCCTTTATCTGCTCCAGCAGGTCCTCAACGCCGTCACGCTCGCCTGCGTCTATGCCCTGGTCGCGGTGGCCTTCACCCTGACCGCCGCCGCGGCGCGCACCATCATGTTCGCGTTCGGCGAGCTGGCGGCGCTGGGGGGCTGGCTGTTCCTGATCCTGCATGTCGGCCTGCAGCTGCAGCTCGGGCTGCCGGCCGGCCTGGTAGTGGGGCTGGGCGTGCTGGTCTGCGGCGCCACCGCCGGCCTCTATGCCCTGCTCGCCCGGCGGCTGGTGTTCCGGAAGCTGGACGGCCGCCGGGGCAGCGGCGGCCTGATCGCCTCGATCGGGCTGGCCATCGCCGCGGCGGAGGCCCTGCGCCTGGCGGTCGGCAGCCGGCCGCGGCAGATGTCGGTGGTGGCCGACGCCCGGATCGTGCTGGTCCAGGGGCAGGGGTTCGACGTGTCGGTGACCGCCGGCCATCTCTGGGTGGCGCTCGGCACCTGCCTGATCGCGCTCTGGCTGGCCTGGCTGCTGCGCCGCACCGCCTATGGCCGCAGCCTGCGCGCGGTGGTGCAGGACCCGGGCGCCGCAGCCCTGCTCGGGGTCGACATCGACCGGGTGATCGGCCGCACCTTCATGCTGGGCGGGGCGCTGGGCGGCATCGGCGGGCTGGCGCTGGTCGCCGAGTACGGGGTCGCCGACCATGCCACCGGCCTGGCAGTGACCCTCAAGGCGCTGACCGCGGCGCTGCTGGGCGGGATCGGCTCGGTGCCGGGCGCCTTTCTCGGCGGGTTCGTCATCGCCATCGTGGAGACCGCCGCCGCCGGCTATGCCAGCGCCGCCTGGAAGGATGTCTGGGTGATGGCGGTGCTGGTCGGCCTCCTGGTGTTCCGCCCGGAAGGCCTGTTCGGACCTGGCCGCGATCGTCCGCCGGACGAGCGGATTTAA
- a CDS encoding Bug family tripartite tricarboxylate transporter substrate binding protein, producing MIRRGAMAVLATTMLTFGAVGAAEAAYPERPLTLIVPWGAGGGTDATARIVAAELEKELGVPVNVVNRTGGSGVVGHTAIATAPTDGYTIGIITVEIGMMHWQGLTDLTGEDYNPLALMNEDPPGVNVPADSKYNTLEELLADIKAAQPGEFKASGTGQGGIWHVALGGMLQAAGLPADQVQWIPSQGAAPGLQDMLSGGVQMVPCSVPEAKALIDAGRVKSLAIMADERNPVFPDVPTVKEAVGIDFSVGAWRGFAGPKDMDQEAVDKLVPLFKQISDSAAFKDFMNNRGFGMVYAPPEEFTTFMAERDEMFGEIMTKLGLAKSE from the coding sequence ATGATCCGTCGTGGCGCGATGGCCGTTCTGGCCACCACCATGCTCACGTTCGGCGCAGTCGGCGCGGCCGAGGCAGCCTATCCCGAACGCCCGCTCACGCTGATCGTTCCGTGGGGTGCCGGCGGCGGCACCGATGCCACCGCCCGCATCGTGGCGGCCGAGCTCGAGAAGGAGCTGGGCGTTCCGGTCAACGTCGTGAACCGCACCGGCGGCAGCGGCGTGGTCGGCCACACCGCGATCGCCACGGCGCCCACCGATGGCTACACCATCGGCATCATCACCGTCGAAATCGGCATGATGCACTGGCAGGGCCTGACCGATCTGACCGGCGAGGACTACAACCCGCTGGCGCTGATGAACGAGGACCCGCCGGGCGTGAACGTGCCCGCCGATTCCAAGTACAACACGCTGGAGGAGCTGCTGGCCGACATCAAGGCGGCGCAGCCGGGCGAGTTCAAGGCCAGCGGCACCGGCCAGGGCGGCATCTGGCACGTGGCGCTGGGCGGCATGCTCCAGGCGGCGGGCCTGCCGGCCGACCAAGTCCAGTGGATCCCCAGCCAGGGCGCTGCCCCGGGCCTGCAGGACATGCTGTCCGGCGGCGTGCAGATGGTGCCGTGCTCGGTGCCGGAGGCCAAGGCGCTGATCGACGCCGGCCGGGTCAAGAGCCTCGCCATCATGGCCGACGAGCGCAATCCGGTGTTCCCGGACGTCCCGACGGTCAAGGAAGCGGTCGGCATCGACTTCAGCGTCGGCGCCTGGCGCGGCTTCGCCGGCCCGAAGGACATGGACCAGGAAGCGGTCGACAAGCTGGTGCCGCTGTTCAAGCAGATCTCGGACTCGGCCGCGTTCAAGGACTTCATGAACAATCGCGGCTTCGGCATGGTCTATGCGCCGCCGGAAGAGTTCACGACGTTCATGGCCGAGCGGGACGAGATGTTCGGCGAGATCATGACCAAGCTTGGCCTCGCCAAGTCCGAGTAA
- a CDS encoding tripartite tricarboxylate transporter TctB family protein yields the protein MRVADWVFGLILLIGAGLIFQQAAGFAEMPGQDYGPALVPSLVATGFVICGLTLLLTGIRARQAAFGLDPTARAPGRLFDAGLTVGAIIFTMVAWDALGFLIVSFIVLTGLTARYWGGRIIPSLAVGVLGSLVIDWMFRKMLLVPLPLGPFTTWIW from the coding sequence ATGCGTGTTGCCGACTGGGTGTTCGGCCTGATCCTGCTGATCGGGGCCGGATTGATCTTTCAGCAGGCGGCGGGGTTCGCCGAGATGCCGGGCCAGGATTATGGCCCGGCCCTCGTGCCGTCGCTGGTCGCCACCGGGTTCGTCATCTGTGGGCTGACCCTTCTCCTCACCGGGATCCGGGCGCGGCAGGCCGCGTTCGGCCTGGACCCGACGGCGCGCGCACCGGGGCGGCTGTTCGACGCCGGCCTCACGGTGGGCGCCATCATCTTCACGATGGTCGCCTGGGACGCGCTGGGCTTCCTGATCGTGTCGTTCATCGTGCTGACCGGGCTCACCGCCCGCTACTGGGGCGGGCGGATCATCCCCTCCCTGGCGGTGGGCGTGCTGGGCTCGCTGGTGATCGACTGGATGTTCCGCAAGATGCTCCTGGTCCCGCTGCCGCTGGGACCGTTCACGACCTGGATCTGGTAG